Proteins encoded within one genomic window of Ranitomeya variabilis isolate aRanVar5 chromosome 4, aRanVar5.hap1, whole genome shotgun sequence:
- the LOC143770276 gene encoding ferritin, middle subunit-like encodes MLSQVRQNFSHDTETAVNRVVNLKMYLSYTYLSMYHFFERDDVALHHVAEFFKEQSHEEKEHAEKLMEYQNKRGGRVVLQDIKRPERDEWGSSLDAMQTALALEKTVNQAVLELHNVATDRKDPHLCDFLEEEHLEEHVERIKKIGDHITNLKRLGVPNNGMGEYLFDKHSMK; translated from the exons ATGCTCTCCCAAGTGCGCCAGAACTTCAGCCATGACACCGAGACGGCGGTGAACCGCGTGGTCAACCTCAAAATGTACTTGTCCTACACCTACCTGTCCATG TATCACTTTTTTGAGCGGGATGACGTCGCCCTTCACCATGTAGCTGAGTTCTTCAAGGAGCAGAGCCATGAGGAGAAGGAGCATGCCGAGAAGCTGATGGAATATCAGAATAAGCGTGGTGGACGTGTTGTCCTGCAAGACATCAAG AGACCTGAACGGGATGAGTGGGGAAGCTCCTTAGATGCCATGCAAACTGCTCTGGCTTTGGAGAAAACTGTTAACCAGGCTGTGCTGGAACTGCATAATGTGGCCACTGACCGGAAAGACCCCCAT CTCTGTGACTTTTTGGAAGAGGAGCACCTGGAAGAACACGTGGAGCGCATCAAGAAGATCGGAGACCACATCACCAACCTGAAGCGCCTCGGGGTCCCCAATAATGGCATGGGGGAGTACCTGTTTGACAAGCACAGTATGAAGTGA